In Pseudomonadota bacterium, the following are encoded in one genomic region:
- a CDS encoding alpha/beta hydrolase has translation MNKRLQKTLINIGIILSLSYLIIVAVTYFIQDSMLYFPEKEIQHTPKNINLEYSEIYFETEDGITISGWYIPAKNEKGVILFCHGNAGNISHRLDSIKIFHNLSLSVLIFDYRGYGKSNGKPSERGTYLDAGAAWNYLVNVKQKSPEEIILFGRSLGGAVAAEIALMKNPAGLIIESSFTSVSELGSKLYPWLPVKLISKFSYPTIHKLGFIKCHKLIIHSPDDEMIPFEHAKSLFENASPPKEFLIIRGGHNEGFLTSGNIYGEGLKKFIEKCLHL, from the coding sequence TTGAATAAAAGATTACAGAAAACATTGATCAATATAGGAATCATTCTATCTCTATCCTATTTAATTATCGTCGCTGTGACCTATTTCATACAGGACAGCATGCTTTACTTCCCTGAAAAGGAGATACAGCATACCCCAAAAAATATAAACCTTGAATACTCGGAAATCTATTTTGAAACAGAAGATGGCATCACCATCTCGGGGTGGTATATTCCGGCAAAAAATGAAAAGGGGGTGATCCTCTTCTGTCACGGAAACGCAGGGAATATATCTCACAGACTGGATTCGATAAAGATTTTTCACAACCTGAGCCTGAGCGTCCTGATTTTTGACTACAGAGGTTACGGAAAGAGCAATGGAAAACCATCTGAAAGGGGAACATATCTTGATGCCGGGGCTGCATGGAATTATCTGGTGAATGTGAAGCAGAAATCCCCCGAAGAAATTATACTGTTTGGCCGCTCCCTTGGAGGGGCAGTGGCTGCAGAGATTGCATTAATGAAGAACCCTGCAGGGCTGATTATAGAGTCGAGCTTTACATCGGTATCGGAGCTCGGGTCAAAACTTTATCCATGGCTCCCTGTAAAACTCATATCAAAATTCAGCTACCCGACAATACACAAGTTAGGTTTTATTAAATGCCACAAATTGATTATTCACAGCCCTGATGATGAGATGATCCCCTTTGAGCATGCCAAATCTCTTTTTGAAAACGCCTCCCCACCTAAAGAATTCCTAATAATCAGGGGTGGGCACAATGAGGGATTTTTGACCTCAGGCAATATATATGGTGAGGGATTAAAAAAATTTATAGAAAAGTGCCTTCATCTATAA
- the secD gene encoding protein translocase subunit SecD, with product MIKSLKIRFVLVILFLVISVIYCMPNVIEPQGVWKKYLPSDKIHLGLDLKGGMHLLLELDTVKMMQNMVDRKFSTFKDAMIREGIRFMGLEKKENALSVLIRAEQKEKLYNLVGKEFPDLKAGGTRAEGDNLHVEFLLLEKEITNIKDNAVRQALETIRNRIDQFGVTEPVIVQQGENQILVQLPGIKDPERALELIGRTAQLEFKLVDEENASRVTVGAIPEGSEILTMRTRNRETKIATTASILLKKQTLLTGELLTDARVRIGGEFGNEPYVAIEFNSEGARIFDKITAENVGKRLAIILDNTVYSAPVVRERISGGKASITGGFTMDEAKDLAIVLRAGALPAPVKVVQNITIGPTLGQDSIRKGIRAAIFGAILVLAFMIFYYRYSGIVADIALFLNLFYLLGAFTALKATMTLPGIAGIILTMGMGVDSNVLIFERIREELRLGKTVRAAVDGGYEKAWVTIFDSHITTLITTFILFIFGTGPIKGFAVTLSIGVIINLFTAVFGSKAIFDWIIRKYKPRSLSI from the coding sequence ATGATTAAGTCTTTAAAAATAAGGTTTGTTCTCGTCATACTGTTTTTAGTAATATCGGTTATTTACTGTATGCCGAACGTTATTGAGCCGCAGGGCGTATGGAAGAAGTATCTCCCGTCTGATAAGATCCATTTGGGGCTTGATTTAAAGGGGGGCATGCATCTGTTACTTGAGCTTGATACAGTAAAGATGATGCAAAACATGGTTGACAGGAAATTTAGTACCTTCAAAGATGCCATGATTCGTGAAGGAATACGCTTTATGGGGCTCGAAAAGAAAGAGAATGCCCTTTCTGTTTTAATAAGAGCAGAGCAAAAAGAAAAACTTTACAACCTTGTAGGCAAAGAATTTCCTGACCTTAAAGCAGGAGGCACAAGGGCAGAAGGTGATAACCTGCATGTAGAGTTCCTTTTGCTGGAAAAGGAAATTACTAATATAAAAGATAATGCTGTCCGCCAGGCACTTGAAACGATAAGAAACAGGATAGACCAATTTGGAGTAACAGAACCTGTTATTGTACAACAGGGTGAAAACCAGATACTGGTACAACTTCCAGGGATCAAAGATCCTGAACGAGCCCTGGAACTAATAGGTAGAACTGCTCAGCTTGAATTCAAGCTGGTCGATGAGGAAAATGCCTCGAGAGTTACGGTAGGTGCGATTCCTGAAGGCAGTGAAATACTTACAATGAGGACAAGAAATAGAGAGACCAAGATTGCGACCACAGCCTCTATCCTCTTAAAAAAACAGACCCTTTTGACGGGTGAATTACTGACCGATGCACGGGTGAGAATTGGAGGGGAGTTTGGGAATGAACCGTATGTTGCAATAGAGTTTAACAGTGAAGGAGCAAGGATATTTGATAAGATAACTGCTGAAAATGTGGGAAAGAGGTTGGCTATTATCCTTGATAACACTGTTTACTCTGCCCCTGTAGTAAGGGAGAGGATCTCCGGCGGCAAGGCTTCGATAACCGGTGGCTTCACTATGGATGAAGCAAAAGACCTGGCAATTGTTCTCAGGGCAGGGGCATTACCGGCTCCAGTTAAAGTGGTACAGAACATAACTATCGGTCCCACATTAGGTCAGGACTCAATTAGAAAGGGTATAAGGGCTGCGATTTTTGGAGCAATACTCGTTTTAGCCTTTATGATTTTCTATTACCGTTATTCCGGTATTGTGGCAGATATTGCACTATTTTTAAATCTCTTTTACCTTCTCGGTGCCTTTACAGCACTGAAAGCTACAATGACACTTCCTGGTATTGCAGGAATAATCCTCACAATGGGTATGGGGGTTGATTCTAATGTACTGATCTTTGAAAGAATAAGAGAAGAGCTAAGGCTTGGCAAGACAGTACGGGCTGCGGTTGATGGGGGCTATGAAAAAGCCTGGGTGACGATTTTTGACTCTCACATAACTACCCTTATAACCACATTTATCCTGTTTATCTTCGGCACAGGCCCTATAAAAGGTTTTGCAGTCACATTGAGCATAGGGGTCATAATAAATCTTTTTACTGCAGTTTTTGGTTCAAAGGCAATCTTTGACTGGATTATAAGAAAATATAAGCCAAGGAGCTTGAGCATCTGA
- the carB gene encoding carbamoyl-phosphate synthase large subunit, with translation MELNTPQKNKAKIKGINKVLIIGSGPIIIGQACEFDYSGTQACKALKAAGYEIVLVNSNPATIMTDPGMADATYIEPLTIDTLERIIEKEKPDALLPNLGGQTGLNLAAELSKTGILKKHGVQIIGVQADAIERGEDRIEFKKTMNKLGIPMPLSSPAYSVEEALEVADKLGYPVVVRPAYTMGGTGGGITYNKEELKTIAERGISASLIGQILIEEAVLGWEELELEVVRDAENNMITVCFIENIDPMGVHTGDSFCAAPMLTISEELQKRLQEYSYRIVEAIKIIGGTNIQFAHNPEDGRVVVIEINPRTSRSSALASKATGFPIAYISAKLAGGYTLKDIPYWRGGTLDQYTPSGDYVVIKFARWAFEKFREVEDKLGTQMKAVGEVMSIGKNYKEAFQKSIRSLEIKRYGLGFASNFNQLSLNELMMLLNEPTSERQFIMYEALRKGATINQLYEKTWIKRWFIQQMKELVELEEEILKYKGRELPDWLLIKAKEDGFSDKYLSQILNIKEEDVREKRVKLKKTESWCAVPVSGADAAYYYSTYNAPDEVSVSSRPKVMILGGGPNRIGQGIEFDYTCVHAAFALRDEGYESIMVNCNPETVSTDYDTSDKLYFEPLTVEDVLSIYNKEKPIGAIIQFGGQTPLNIAKELEMVGVSILGTSPESIDLAEDRKRFKEVMTKLGIPQPESGTAISLEEALEVAQDIGYPLMVRPSYVLGGRGMETVYDDEMLTSYVNAAVDISPGRPILIDKFLENAIEAEADAIADGEDAFVPSIMEHIELAGIHSGDSACVIPPRTIPDKHIKTINEYTKKIAVELKVVGLMNIQYAIANDIVYILEANPRASRTVPLVSKVTGVQMARIATQMMLGKKLKDLNLKQKKYSHTGVKEAVFPFYMFPEVDPTLGPEMKSTGEVLGIADTFGLAFYKSQEAAGQKLPVKGTALITVTEKDKKDVLGVARFLSEIGFNILATDGTHKFLTKNRIESTPIKKVHEGRPNIVDAIHNKEINLIINTPIGKSGKYDDSYIRKAAIKYKIPYITTASAAKATAEGIKAHLESKGAINVKSIQAYHKEIE, from the coding sequence ATGGAACTAAACACACCACAAAAGAATAAAGCAAAAATAAAGGGCATCAACAAAGTACTGATAATAGGGTCTGGTCCAATAATCATCGGACAGGCATGTGAATTTGACTACTCTGGCACACAGGCATGCAAGGCCCTTAAGGCAGCAGGGTATGAGATTGTACTTGTAAATTCAAACCCTGCCACAATCATGACAGACCCTGGCATGGCAGATGCCACATATATTGAACCCCTTACCATCGACACCCTTGAAAGAATCATCGAAAAGGAAAAACCCGATGCCTTATTGCCTAATCTCGGAGGGCAGACCGGGCTTAACCTTGCTGCAGAGCTCTCAAAAACAGGGATACTAAAAAAACATGGTGTTCAGATAATAGGTGTACAGGCAGATGCTATTGAGAGAGGAGAAGACAGGATAGAATTTAAAAAAACCATGAATAAGCTTGGTATACCCATGCCGCTCAGCTCTCCTGCCTATTCTGTTGAAGAAGCACTGGAGGTTGCGGATAAGTTAGGATACCCTGTTGTAGTGAGGCCTGCATATACGATGGGTGGAACTGGTGGAGGCATCACATACAACAAGGAAGAGCTCAAAACAATTGCAGAGAGAGGGATTTCGGCGAGCCTGATAGGACAAATTCTTATAGAGGAAGCGGTTTTAGGCTGGGAAGAACTTGAACTGGAAGTGGTAAGGGATGCAGAAAACAATATGATTACTGTGTGTTTCATAGAAAACATAGACCCCATGGGTGTGCACACCGGAGACTCCTTTTGTGCTGCACCGATGCTTACCATATCTGAAGAACTTCAAAAAAGATTACAGGAATACTCATACAGAATCGTAGAGGCCATCAAGATCATTGGTGGAACGAACATACAGTTTGCCCATAACCCGGAAGATGGAAGGGTTGTTGTCATAGAGATAAATCCAAGGACATCGAGGTCATCTGCCCTCGCCTCTAAAGCAACAGGGTTTCCAATAGCGTACATCTCTGCAAAATTAGCAGGGGGATACACACTCAAGGATATCCCTTACTGGCGCGGAGGAACACTTGATCAATACACCCCTTCGGGGGATTACGTGGTGATAAAATTTGCGAGATGGGCATTTGAGAAGTTTAGAGAGGTGGAAGATAAACTCGGAACACAGATGAAGGCAGTGGGCGAGGTGATGAGTATAGGCAAAAATTACAAGGAAGCATTCCAGAAATCGATACGATCATTAGAAATTAAAAGGTACGGGTTGGGCTTCGCCAGCAATTTTAATCAACTCTCCCTCAACGAGCTTATGATGCTCCTCAACGAACCAACATCGGAACGCCAGTTTATAATGTATGAAGCCTTGAGAAAAGGTGCAACAATCAATCAACTCTACGAAAAAACATGGATAAAACGATGGTTCATCCAGCAGATGAAGGAACTGGTCGAACTCGAGGAAGAGATTTTAAAATATAAAGGAAGGGAGCTGCCTGACTGGTTGCTCATAAAGGCCAAAGAAGATGGCTTCTCTGACAAATACTTAAGCCAGATTCTTAATATAAAAGAGGAAGACGTAAGAGAAAAAAGGGTTAAACTGAAAAAGACAGAGTCCTGGTGTGCAGTTCCTGTGAGTGGAGCAGATGCTGCATACTACTACTCAACATATAATGCCCCTGATGAGGTGAGTGTCAGCTCAAGGCCTAAGGTGATGATTCTCGGTGGCGGGCCAAACAGAATCGGGCAGGGTATCGAGTTTGATTATACATGCGTCCATGCGGCATTCGCACTGCGTGATGAAGGATATGAATCAATTATGGTAAATTGCAATCCAGAGACCGTATCCACCGATTACGATACGTCCGATAAACTCTATTTTGAACCACTTACTGTTGAGGATGTCTTAAGCATATACAATAAAGAAAAACCAATAGGGGCAATTATCCAGTTTGGAGGACAGACTCCCCTCAACATTGCAAAAGAACTGGAGATGGTTGGGGTAAGCATTTTAGGGACATCTCCCGAGAGCATAGACCTTGCAGAAGACAGAAAGCGGTTCAAGGAGGTTATGACAAAACTTGGCATACCACAGCCTGAGAGCGGAACAGCGATATCGCTTGAAGAAGCACTTGAGGTGGCACAAGACATCGGTTACCCCCTTATGGTCAGACCATCGTATGTATTGGGCGGTAGAGGTATGGAAACCGTGTATGATGATGAGATGCTTACATCATACGTGAATGCTGCAGTCGACATATCACCGGGCCGTCCGATATTGATTGACAAATTCCTTGAGAACGCAATCGAAGCAGAGGCAGACGCCATAGCCGATGGAGAAGACGCATTTGTTCCATCCATTATGGAGCACATTGAACTCGCCGGCATCCACTCCGGAGACAGTGCATGTGTAATACCCCCAAGGACAATACCGGATAAGCACATAAAAACAATAAATGAATACACCAAAAAAATTGCCGTGGAACTGAAGGTTGTGGGGCTTATGAATATTCAGTATGCAATTGCAAATGACATAGTCTATATCCTGGAAGCTAATCCGAGGGCATCCCGGACTGTCCCTCTCGTTTCAAAGGTTACCGGGGTTCAGATGGCACGTATTGCAACACAAATGATGCTTGGCAAAAAATTAAAAGATTTAAACCTGAAACAGAAAAAATACTCCCATACCGGGGTCAAGGAAGCAGTCTTTCCATTCTACATGTTTCCTGAGGTCGACCCAACCCTTGGACCCGAAATGAAATCAACAGGAGAAGTGCTTGGTATAGCCGATACATTCGGGCTTGCCTTTTACAAATCCCAGGAAGCTGCCGGGCAAAAGTTACCGGTTAAGGGAACAGCTCTCATTACAGTTACTGAAAAAGACAAAAAGGATGTTCTTGGTGTGGCGAGGTTCTTAAGTGAGATTGGTTTTAATATACTGGCAACAGATGGCACACACAAGTTTCTCACTAAAAACCGGATTGAATCCACCCCGATCAAAAAGGTGCACGAGGGAAGGCCTAATATTGTTGATGCAATCCATAACAAGGAGATAAATCTCATC